In Zingiber officinale cultivar Zhangliang chromosome 1A, Zo_v1.1, whole genome shotgun sequence, a genomic segment contains:
- the LOC122032683 gene encoding WRKY transcription factor WRKY51-like: protein MAVDLMSYAEIEEKMAIQEAGAAGLRSMEHLILRLSDHRSQQQLDCRDIADVTVSKFKKFISVLNRTGHARFRRGPTASPPPPAVPEPVTAVAKTMTLAPVPLRIKPPGHPLPPAAVPALAQARTLDFTKPIPASASETSPPSRFNREYFSISTPISPATSSFVSSVTGDGSLSNSRFGAASSLLPPPVSAGKLPIVSAAVDRRCHEHAHAHSEHVVGKCAVPGVRCHCSKRRKSRVKRTIRVPAVSSKSSDIPADEYSWRKYGQKPIKGSPYPRGYYKCSTLRGCPARKHVERALDDPLMLIVTYEGEHRHTSSAAADSVI, encoded by the exons ATGGCCGTCGATCTGATGAGTTACGCCGAAATAGAGGAGAAGATGGCCATCCAGGAAGCTGGCGCCGCTGGACTCCGCTCCATGGAGCACCTCATCCTCCGCCTCTCCGATCACCGATCCCAGCAACAGCTAGATTGCCGCGATATCGCTGACGTCACCGTGTCCAAGTTCAAGAAGTTCATCTCCGTCCTCAACCGTACCGGCCACGCCCGATTTCGTCGCGGCCCTACTGCATCGCCCCCGCCGCCGGCGGTGCCGGAGCCGGTTACCGCTGTGGCGAAAACCATGACCCTCGCCCCCGTCCCGCTCCGGATCAAGCCTCCCGGACATCCCCTTCCGCCTGCGGCGGTGCCTGCCCTTGCCCAGGCCCGGACCCTCGACTTCACTAAGCCGATTCCCGCCTCCGCAAGCGAGACGTCGCCGCCCAGCCGATTTAACAGGGAGTATTTCAGCATCTCTACGCCGATCTCCCCCGCGACATCTTCGTTCGTGTCTTCCGTCACTGGCGACGGCAGTTTGTCGAACAGCCGGTTCGGTGCCGCCTCATCCCTCCTCCCCCCGCCTGTTTCAGCCGGCAAGCTTCCGATCGTCTCCGCTGCGGTCGATCGACGGTGCCACGAGCACGCTCACGCGCACTCAGAGCACGTCGTCGGCAAGTGTGCCGTCCCCGGCGTGCGTTGCCACTGCTCCAAGAGAAG GAAATCTCGTGTCAAGCGGACGATCCGCGTCCCGGCGGTGAGCTCGAAATCTTCCGACATTCCCGCCGACGAGTACTCGTGGCGAAAGTACGGGCAGAAGCCGATCAAGGGCTCCCCTTATCCCAG GGGCTACTATAAGTGCAGCACCCTCCGCGGTTGCCCCGCCAGGAAGCACGTGGAGCGAGCACTCGACGACCCTTTGATGCTGATCGTGACCTACGAGGGGGAGCACCGCCAtacctcgagcgccgccgccgaCTCCGTCATTTGA